The genomic region CCGATAACCATTGAGAGAGATTTTCATAAGGAGCGTCTCTAAATAATTTCTTATCGGCATTAGCGAATTGTCTGACAAAGGGTAGGATAGCCAGGTCTGCCAAGCTCAGTGATTCACCAAAGAAGTAGCTTTGATTTTCTAATAGGGCTTCAAGTTTTTGAATATATTTTTCACATTCAGATCTCAGATAGTTTTCAGTATCAATATGAAATCGTTTTGCGTGTTTATAAGCACTTAAATTGGCTCGATAGCCCACATCACATTCATCTATTAGTGCTAAGATATTTATAAGTATTGAGGGATCACTTGCTTTGAGGAGGTCATGAGGATCATTCTTCTTGAGTGCCCATAACATTATATCTAAACTTTCATCAAGAAATTTCCCGTTTTCGAGCACAAGTACTGGGACAGTTCCCTTGGCAGAGACAAGTAACATTTCTTTGGGTTTATCTTTTGTTGAAATGGCGCGGAGCAGAACATCTTCTTGGGCCATTAATAAGGCCATACGGGCACGCATTGCATAAGGGCAGTGCTGAAGAGAATATAAGATGGGGTAAGTCACTATTAGCGCTCGGATTATTCAGGGTCTTTCTTTTTCAGTTGGCATCATTTATTGAGACTTGAATGTGGTCTATTAAATTTTGTACTTGCCATTCTTTCTAAGGTGAGGAGGACTCCTCGTTTTTACTTTGAGTATGCCACAAAGAGCAATACTCAGCTGACGTGTTAGACACGTCAGCTGACGTGAGTTGTACTAGATAACTAGTGCTTACTCTACATTGGCTCCTACAACAGCAGCCATCTGCATCATGTTAATAGTCTGACCTTCTTTCAGTGCAGTAAAGTTAGTCACTTTACCAGACTTACTTTTAGAATTTGTGTTTTTGAAGACTGGTAGCAATTTCGCATCTGCAACAATGAACTTTCCGCCATTTTCAGCTTTGCCATTTTCAGTTTTTGTCTGAAGTTTATTTGCTTTAATATACTCCCATAGTTTTTTAGTAATCTCAGTTCTAGGAAGTTCAGTTGCTCCTAATAATCCTGCGAGGTCACTCTTCAACTTTACTGGCTTGTTCAATCCTTTTGCTTCAGACATTTTAGTCTCCAATCTATTTTTTGTTGTAAATTACTTTTTGATGATTTTAAATCAGTGTTTAAATCTTGGCGAAGAATTTTTTCCTCCAAGGTCATAAGCAACACTTTTTTATGTTTCACTACATAAATCTAGCTTTACCACTTTGCTTGTCAAACGTGTGTAGCTAAGTATTTCAGTCAAGAAGCATCAAAATAGCCCTTGAAACTCACTAGCCTGATGAAAATAGGGCGTTAAGTGACTTTTTAAGCTGTAATTTAACTTTCATCTTGCTTCGGTCAATCAATCGACGAAGCATGCTCAACTAGCAAATAGTAAGCATTTGGCCCGTTTTTATTGGGGTAATGATTAATGGGATTAAGAGGTTTGTATTGAGTCAGAGATCATTTCGTGGTCTAGTATGGGCTAGGGTAAGCATTGCAGGGCGGTAGTTTTTTGAGGCTTATTAGATTTTTGATGTAACAAGTTGATATATTCTGTGTTTATTATTTTGATTATAATTAACTTTTTTAAGTACAGGACTCCCATCAATGATATCACCAAAGCCATTACTGCTGCTTGCCTTCACTAGCCTGATTTTTATGGGCTCAAGTCGTGCCATATCTGAAGAGGCCCAAAGCCCCAATAGAGAGGGGGTCTCGCCAGGGGCGGAATTTACTTATGGTTTTCATCAATTAAAATGGCGCGCCGATAGCAATGCTAATGGCTTGATGGAAGTCGGTGAAGTTGAAATCAAAAAGAGAGCGAAATGGCAGCGTATTAATGAGGCTGAGTTTAAGCAAGTGGTGTTGCGTCGCCGGGCACAAGTCTACATGAAAAATGCTTATGTGTACAAAGAGACCCCAACGCGAGATTTAGAACTCTATGCAGATTTCCCCAAAGACTGGAAAGCGAGTGATAAGCGCCCGGTCATGATATGGTTTTTTGGTGGAGCCTGGAATACTGGTACGCCTTTTGCTTTTAAACCCCAAGCTGACTATTTTGCGCGTCGCGGTGTGGTGGGCATTCGTGTAGATTATCGAATTCGCACTGTTGATGGCATCAAAAATGATGGTTATGTTTCTGGCTTGGATGCCAAGACGGCCATTCGCTGGGTACGCAAAAATGCGGCTTCTTTAGGCATTGATCCCAATAATATAATGGCCGGCGGTGATTCAGCGGGCGGGCACCTCGCCATAGCGACTCAGATTTCCGAACTCAATGACCCTATAGATGACTTATCAATTTCGAGCAAGGTATCGGCGCTACTACTTCACAACCCCTATGTGGTGTATATCAATCCAAAGAGCTGGATCTACCAAATTGATTTTAAGACTTTGCCACCGGTCTGGGTGGCTTATGGTCTCAAAGATAAGGCCGCTTATAATGATGATCCATCGACTAAGCGAACGGAGCGCAATGGCGAGAGTTTTGTCAAAGAATTAGGCCAAGCGGGAATCCCCTTGCGAACATATATAAAAGCGGATGGCGGACATGGTTTTTGTTCCGGTTCGGTGCATTTAAATCCCAGTACACTGGATATCGATGATTTTCTCCAAAGCTGTGGACTTTTGCCTAAGGGTAAAGTTGAGGGACCAGGGAAGAAGACTGCCGGTGCTTGGGCTTCCGAGCACAGGAAAAATATTATGCAGGGCAGAGCGACACTGAGTCAGCCTCAAACCCTACAGTATGTAAATAAAAAATAAAAACCCGACGAGATTCTACAAAAGCTAGATCCCGGATTCAGGTTTATTTGAAAGTCAGTTCTTTGAATGGGATCGTTTGCTGAATGAGGGGCTTGCCATCCACACTAAAGCATCCGAGTTGAAGAGATTTTTTAGTCCAATCAATTTCTATCATGCCTGCATTTCTTTCAGCGGAAGCCTTGCCAACGCGGAATGAATTATGAGCTTGTGACCAGCCTTTGCTAGTGTTGGTAATGCCACTACTAGTCATATCGTAGAAGGGGTAGCTACCAATATCTTTTTTCGAGAGTTCAGCAAAGTGAACGTCACCAGAAATAGCGATGGTATTGTTACATTTGTATTTTTTGAGTAAGTCAAAAAATCTTTTTTGCTCGTGGGGGACATTGCCCCAGTTCTCCATGCCTTTTTCATAGGAAAGCATTTGAATACTACTAGCAATAATACGCACATCGGCAGGGGTTTGGAGTTCTTGTTCGAGCCATTTCCATTGAGCTTCACCCAAGAGTGTTTTACTCGTGTCTTTAGTGGGCTCATACCAACCAACTACACCCTTTTTCTTTGGGCCTTTTACGCGAGGTATTAGGTCGCGAAAATAACGTGTATCGAGCACGATGATTTGACAACGCTGGCCCATATCACCGAAAGTATAAGAAGTATAGACACCAGGGCGTTGACGTCTGGGTGAGTCAGCAGGATCTTTGAAGAAATCGAGGAAGAGTTTTTGTGATTCTACGCGTTTAGGATAAGTCTTGCCACCATCATTGACGCCAAAGTCATGGTCGTCCCAAGTAGCAATAACTTGAGTCTTGTCGCGCAAGTTACGGAAACTCTCTATATCTTCTAATGCTTGATACTTTTTCTTAAAAAGAGCCATGTCTTCGGTGTCGCCATAAATGTTATCACCTAGAAAAACAAAGACATCAGCTTGCTTTTTTATCACCGTATTAAAAAGCTCATGACTCAGACCTTTTGATTTTTTATAAAGTTTAGGGTTGCTACAAGAACCGAAAGCGATTTTTGTGATGGCTTTCTCATTGTGAAACTCTGATTTTATATCATTATTAGAATCCTGAGAAGCTGTGCATGAGAAGAGGCTTATACAGGCTAATAATTTACTGAGATGGGTGAGAGTCTTCATTGCTTGTTCCTTTAAAGTAGGGTGGTTATGTTAATTAAAATTTAAATATTGATATTAACTACTTAACACGGATTTTCTGATGTTGATACATTCTAGCTAGACTTTAGTTATTACTTAAGGTGAGTTGTAAAACAGAGGGGCTAAAATTGAGTGCTTTACAATTTAATGTATCATTATTAAAATGCCTTTGTTTATATATAAAAAGCTGATAGGAAATTCAATATGAACACGATCAAAATACTTCTCGTAAATTTATCCGTATTATGTATGACATATGGTATCGATAAGGGGCCCGATTTAGTTCCCGAAGCAGCGGCTGAAGTCGCTAATTATTGGTGTACTTGGTACGCACAGAATTATTGGATTGGGCGCGGTACCGACTTACAAGATTTAAAGGGAGTGACCAATTCAGCCGCTCGCGAAGAAATTAATTACCACACGATCTTTAATCCGAAAGATGGCTGGGCATCGACTTATTTAGATAAGGAGAGTCGCAAGGATTATATCTTTCTCATTGATCATGGTTGGCAGAGTAAAAACAAAGAAGAATATATTGCTGGTGGTTCTGCCTTCTTTAATATGATCACAGATCCGCGTGATTTTGCGGAGTACGCACATTTGGAACCGAAAGAACGCTTGAAGAAATTTAATGAAGAAATCAAGGCCTTGGGCTGGAGCTCATTGGGTTTATGGACACGAGGAAATATCAATGAAAAGCAGGCACGAACTTTTGTTGAGTGGTCAAAATATGCGGGTATTAAATACTGGAAGATAGATGGCGGTACTGGCGGTGGAAAATTCTTTTCCCAGAAGGTCAAAGAAGATATTTATCCTGAGCTTATTTTAGAGTACATCACTGGTTCAGGCGGCAATATCAATCCAAAATGGAATCAAGAGCATTGCTCTTATCCTTCCGTCTATGATTTTGGGGGTAACCTACGTAAAGGAATGTTGAAAATGGTTCAGCATGTTGATGTTTTTCGTACTTACGATGCCTCACCTCTACTAATGACGACAACTACTTTGAGAAGAACTCACGATGTCCTTAAGCAAACTCAACAGCAAGCTAAGTATAAATCGGTACTCAATATCCAGGATGATTGTAATGTAGCGCTGGGCTTGGGGGTCTTGGTTGCGAGTAAACGTCACCCCAATATGGGGGAAAGAACCTTAAAAGGCCAAGATCTTCATCATCAATTATCGGGTCCACGTTTGATGCAAAAGCGTATGAACGAAGTACAGCGTCTGGGGCGTTGGGCGAGAATTGCACCAGCATTTTCTGCGGGCATAGGAACGTACTTATCCTCGTCAAATAAATTGATTGATCGCTGTGTTTATACTGCTTGGGATACTTGGGCAGGAGCGACTTATGGAAAAATGGTCAGTCAAAGTGCACCTGCTATTATGGCGCGTAATATGCCACTACCCATTGTGGAAACAGATGGCGTTGCGCCCTTTGTTTGTGTGAGTACTTATCCTAATGGTCCCACAGGCATTGCTACAGATGGTCGCGTATCACCTAAAAAACGTTGGTTTGAACCAAGAGCTAAAGTGACGGTGCAAATTAAGGATGCCTCACAGCCTATTGGTGTAGTGGGGCGTTATACTGAACTCGTACTTAAGTTTTCGGGCGATTTAGCTGGGGTGACAAATATTTGGGCGCAAGATCTTTTAGACGACAAGTCAGTGGATATCCGCACGCAAGTGAAAATTGATAAAAACACACTGATCATCCCTGGTGCGCTAATTGATCGCATTGGTTTGTCTGCGGGTGATAAGGGTGATCTTTCAGTGCCAGGTTTGGTGCTTCAACTCAGGGGCGAGAATTTACCCATTGCGGGGAATGAGTTTTATCCAAAAGTCGAAATCCCCCAAGAATTGCTTATCAAAGAAGAATTAAAAGAAGTTAAATCAAAAGGTTTTGCGGGCCCCGCATCGATTGAGAAAGTCGGCTATGGTTACAAGGTTTTTAAATTTAATCAGAGTGAATTAGCATACACACTGAAAAAACTTTCCGAGCCAATTACGAGTGGGAAAGTGACTTTCGAATGGAAAATGAAGGATGTGGATATAACTGACGCAACACGCAATGCATTTCTGGTGCTCAGCAGTGATGAAGATGCCTTAGCTGCTCTCTTTGCGGGTGCTTGGACGGGCTCTAGACAAATGGCTCTTTTTGAAAATGGGGGTCAGAATAAGGCCAAGAAAATAAACTTTAATCCCGCTAAAGAAATGAAATGTCAATTATTGATTGATATGGATCAACGCCTTGCTGAACTGACCATTAATAGTGTGAAGACTCAGACAAGTTTTAGCGAAAGTTTTACTAGCATAAGTTACCTAGGCTATGCGGTACGCGATGCCACCACATTGTTTACGATGCCAAAGATTATAAAATAATAGTCAAGTAATATTAGCTGTTGGCTTTTCATCAAAGTGAATGTCCATCTGAGGAAAGGCAATCGTAATATCGGCATCTTTAAGGCCCCACCAGATCGCCTCGTTTAGAATGGAGGTGAGTTTGGGCTCTGCCCATGGATTATCAGTCCACATATAAATAGCATAATTGACTGAAGAACTGCCGAATTCTTTAAGCAATATTTGAGCTTTTGGGGCTGAAATAAAACCATCCAAAGAAACACAAGATTTTTCAAGAACGTCCCTAACTTTTTTTAGATCTGAGTCATAGCTAACACCAAGGGATGTCTCTAAGCGACAAATTGAGTCTCTAAGAGTATAGTTGCCTACTGAATTCTCGACTAAAAGAGCATTTGGGATCAGTATGTCTTTATCGTTTTTGGATCGTACTATAGTATCTCGAAGGCCAACACTTTTAACTTTTACCATAATTCCTTTTACATCAAGAATGTCACCATGTTTAATGGAACCTTCAAAACGAAGCATTGCGCCAGCGGCATAATTCTCCATAGTACTTTTTAAAGAAAAACCTAGAGCCACAGCAAATAGACCACTGGTAGTAAAGACCGAAGATAAATCAAGCCCTAAAGTGTGTACTGTAACTGTAGTTCCAATAGCCCATAAAAGGTATGAAATGAATTTTATATATATTTTAATGGATACTTCATCGGCTTGCTTATTCGTTTTAAGGTGTTTTTCAACTATACGAGGTAGAATACGGCCAATAATGACGAATAAACCAACAACAAATAAGGCTCGAATAAAGTGAATTATAAAAGAGTCTACTCCGGATAAAGGCGTATGACCAAAAAATTTACTTAACCAATCTAATATACTACTCTCAGTCATTGTGTGATATGCCTTTGAATCTTGTTAAATTAGATCATAATACATCAAATAAATTAACAATCCAGTCTCCTTTATAGGAAGTAGATTTTACCAAGTGTTGTACACATGGAGATCGGGTTCATAAAATACTAGCGATCACTTTGAGGACTTAAAATGTCTGGATTGTAAAAAGTCAGCAAAGAGTCAAGAATGCGCAGCGGGCTACGCGGTCTGAATGTTAATGGATCGCTAGTGAGACTTTATTGTAGTCAAGAAGATAAATAGCTTGCGTTTTTCAGCATCGGTGAGCTGTGTTATTCCGTCGTAAGCTAATAAATGGTCATCATAAGATGACTCCTCCTGAATACATATGTGGGTGTTTATTATCGTTGTTACATGAAAAAGAAAATGAAGCGATGCCAATCTGTTTTATATTATTCATACATCCGGGTTTTCTAGTCTCTCTTCTAGTGCGGCTTAAGTGGGGAAACAAATTGCGATAAGCGCAATGATCACTAATAATTGAAGTGTAATTTATATTTATATTATTTAGTTTTTGTTGAATTACTTGAAACTTAACGACCTGCATCCCACATGGTATTACGAGCATCGGAATCTGAAGGGAGTTGCTCCAGTAGTGTCCCATAATAATTCAAGACTTTGGCATGCCCGTCAGCAAATAAATAATTGAACTTTTCAAAGTGAGGAAGAGGGTTTGATACTGTAGCCGTTTGTGTTGAATAGTGATTACCTGCAGTAATACTACCCCAGTGAACACCCATATTGTTGTCTCGATTGAAAT from Lentisphaera profundi harbors:
- a CDS encoding SWIB/MDM2 domain-containing protein; protein product: MSEAKGLNKPVKLKSDLAGLLGATELPRTEITKKLWEYIKANKLQTKTENGKAENGGKFIVADAKLLPVFKNTNSKSKSGKVTNFTALKEGQTINMMQMAAVVGANVE
- a CDS encoding alpha/beta hydrolase — its product is MISPKPLLLLAFTSLIFMGSSRAISEEAQSPNREGVSPGAEFTYGFHQLKWRADSNANGLMEVGEVEIKKRAKWQRINEAEFKQVVLRRRAQVYMKNAYVYKETPTRDLELYADFPKDWKASDKRPVMIWFFGGAWNTGTPFAFKPQADYFARRGVVGIRVDYRIRTVDGIKNDGYVSGLDAKTAIRWVRKNAASLGIDPNNIMAGGDSAGGHLAIATQISELNDPIDDLSISSKVSALLLHNPYVVYINPKSWIYQIDFKTLPPVWVAYGLKDKAAYNDDPSTKRTERNGESFVKELGQAGIPLRTYIKADGGHGFCSGSVHLNPSTLDIDDFLQSCGLLPKGKVEGPGKKTAGAWASEHRKNIMQGRATLSQPQTLQYVNKK
- a CDS encoding glutathione S-transferase; translation: MTYPILYSLQHCPYAMRARMALLMAQEDVLLRAISTKDKPKEMLLVSAKGTVPVLVLENGKFLDESLDIMLWALKKNDPHDLLKASDPSILINILALIDECDVGYRANLSAYKHAKRFHIDTENYLRSECEKYIQKLEALLENQSYFFGESLSLADLAILPFVRQFANADKKLFRDAPYENLSQWLSDFMASALFSKVMRKYPLWNENHEQFLFN
- a CDS encoding alkaline phosphatase D family protein; the protein is MKTLTHLSKLLACISLFSCTASQDSNNDIKSEFHNEKAITKIAFGSCSNPKLYKKSKGLSHELFNTVIKKQADVFVFLGDNIYGDTEDMALFKKKYQALEDIESFRNLRDKTQVIATWDDHDFGVNDGGKTYPKRVESQKLFLDFFKDPADSPRRQRPGVYTSYTFGDMGQRCQIIVLDTRYFRDLIPRVKGPKKKGVVGWYEPTKDTSKTLLGEAQWKWLEQELQTPADVRIIASSIQMLSYEKGMENWGNVPHEQKRFFDLLKKYKCNNTIAISGDVHFAELSKKDIGSYPFYDMTSSGITNTSKGWSQAHNSFRVGKASAERNAGMIEIDWTKKSLQLGCFSVDGKPLIQQTIPFKELTFK
- a CDS encoding mechanosensitive ion channel family protein, with product MTESSILDWLSKFFGHTPLSGVDSFIIHFIRALFVVGLFVIIGRILPRIVEKHLKTNKQADEVSIKIYIKFISYLLWAIGTTVTVHTLGLDLSSVFTTSGLFAVALGFSLKSTMENYAAGAMLRFEGSIKHGDILDVKGIMVKVKSVGLRDTIVRSKNDKDILIPNALLVENSVGNYTLRDSICRLETSLGVSYDSDLKKVRDVLEKSCVSLDGFISAPKAQILLKEFGSSSVNYAIYMWTDNPWAEPKLTSILNEAIWWGLKDADITIAFPQMDIHFDEKPTANIT